CGTCGAGTACCCGCACACCGAGCGGCGGCACCTCGTCCGCCCGACACGGGCGAACCTCAAGGTGATCGACGTGCAGACGGCGCCCAACCTCACCGTGGGCTACATCATGGGCGTGGGCGACCTCGTGCCGCCGGCGCTCGAGCAGCTCGGCGCGCGCGTCGCCTTCATCGAGAGCGACGAGCTCGCGTGGGGCGACCTGAGCAAGTACGACGTCATCATGACGGGCGTGCGGGCGTACGAACGCCGGGCCGACCTCCGCGCGTACAACCAGCGGCTGCTCGACTACGCCGCCAACGGCGGGACGGTCATCGTCAACTACAACAAGTTCGAGTTCAACGACGCCCAGTACGGGCCGTATCCCGGCAAGGTGGGGCGCGACCGCGTCACGGACGAGGACGCGCCGGTGCGCCTGCTCGTGCCCGACCATCCCGTGTTCAACACACCGAACACGCTCACCGACGCCGTCTGGCAGGGCTGGGTGCAGGAACGCGGGCTCTACTTCTTCGGCGAGCGCGACGAGCGCTACGTCGACCTCGTCGAAACCGAGGATCCGTTCCCGTACAACAAGGGACCAAAGCGCGGCGCGCTCGTCGAGGCGCGGGTCGGACAGGGCCGGTGGTTCTACGTCGGGCTGGGCCTGTGGCGCCAGCTTCCGGCCGGTACCGACGGCGCCTACCAGCTGATGGCGAACCTGATCAGCCTCGGCAAGGCCGGGTCGGCCGGCCGGAGCGTCGCGGGCCAGTAGCTCGGTCCCGGTGTGACGCACTTCGAGGGCCAGGACCGCGTGTTCCGGTCCTGGCCCTCGGGATCTCTCCCTCGCTGGATTCCGTTCATCCGTAGTGCTAGTCTTGACGTCGCCTCGCGCGCTCGTCATGCGCACCTCCGCGCGGGCCACAGATCCGACTTCGCGGAGCCGAGATGGCCAGGCGCGACGCGTTCACCGAGCACTTCCTGCGACGGGCCGGGTTCGGCGCGAGCCCGGACGAGCGTGAGGCCTACGAGGACCAGGGCGTCGCCGCGACCCTCGACGAGTTCCTGGCTCCCGATTCCACGCCCGATCCGGTCGACCAGTACATCGGCCAGCCGGGGTTCGTCGGCGTCACCGCGCGCACGCCGTTCTCCCCGAACAGCCTCATCAACGATGCCCGCCAGCGCTGGCTGTTCCGGATGGTGCACACCCGTCGGCCCCTCCAGGAGAAGATGGCGCTCTTCTGGCATCAGCACTTCGCCACGGCGTACGGCAAGATCGCCGGAGCACTCGGAGCGCCAGCCGCTGCGAGGGTGATGGCGGCCAAGCCGTCCGAGGATCCCGTCCGCCAGCGGGGGCAGATCGAGCTGTTTCGTCAGTACGCCCTCGGGAACTTCCGCGACCTGGTCATCGAAGTCGCCCGCGACCCGGCCATGCTGGTCTGGCTCGACGGACGCAGCAACGTACGGGGGCGTCCCCAGGAGAACTTCGCCCGCGAGTTACTCGAACTCTTCACCCTGGGCGTCGGCCATTTCACCGAGGACGACGTCACCTCCGGCTCGCGCGTCTTCACCGGCTGGAATCTGGCCCGCGTCGGCAATCGAGACGATCCCGACGTCCAGTACAGCTTCGCCTACAACGCGAACCAGCACGACACCGGCGCGAAGACGTTCAGTTTTCCCATCTATGGAGGTGGCTCGCGGACGATTCCCGCCAGGAGCGCCCAGGAGGGGCAGCAAGACGGCCTCGACCTGATCAATGCCCTCGCGGCGCACCCGGCGACCGCCGAGCGCCTGGCCCGGCAGTTGTACGCCTTCTTCGTCAGCGAGCTGACCGCGGCGCCCGCGGATTTCGTCGCCAACGTCGGCGGCACGTATCTCAGGAGCGGCTTCGACATGCGCGCCACGGTGCGTGCGGTGTTCGAGTCGCCCGACTTCGCCGCGCCGTGGTCCATGTACGCACGCTACTCCTGGCCCGTCGAGTTCGTCGTCCGCGCGATCAAGGAAACGGGATGGGCTGGCTTCTCGGTCAACTCGGCGCTCGCGCCGCTCGTGTCGATGGGCCAGCAGCTCTTCGAGCCGCCCCATGTGGGCGGCTGGAGGCGCGGACCGGCGTGGTTCTCGACCGGCGCCGTGCTCGCGCGCGCGAGTTTCGCCGCCACGCTCGCGCAGAGCCAGCGGACCGCGTTGCGAGACCAGGCCAGCCGCTACCGGCAATCTCCCCAGTCGCTCGTGGGGTTCGTGCTCGACCGGCTGACGCCCACCAGGTTCGAAGACGGGCCCTACGCCGACCTGCTGGCCTACGTTCAGGCCGGCGGCGAGTGGACCGGGAGCGACGCGCAGTTGCTGACGAAGACGGCGGGGCTCGTCCACCTCGTGCTGTGCTCGTCCGAATATCAGGTCGCCTGAACCTCACACGGACGCGGAGAGCTCGCCATGGCCGTCAGTCGCCGCGCGTTTCTCGAGGGCGGGATCGCCGCGTTCACCTGGAGCTTCGCCGCTCCCGGCTTCCTGTCCGATCTGGCAAGAGCTCAGGGCGCCAGCACACGGAGTCTGGTGGTTCTCTACCTTGGGGGAGGCAACGACTCGCTGAGCATGCTGGTGCCGTACACCGACCCGGCGTACTACAGTCGGCGGCCCACGATCGCGGTGCCGGCCTCCACCGTGCTTCAGATCGGGTCGGATCGGGCCGGTCGCTCGCTCGGCCTCCACCCGCGTCTCACCGGCCTGAAGGGACACTTCGACACGGGTCGCGTCGCGATCGTCCAGCGCACGGGCTATCCCGAGTCGAGCCGGTCCCACTTCCTGGGCACCGACATCTGGTCGACGGCCGCGCCGGGCGCTCCGGCGGGTCCGGGGTGGCTTGGGCGCTATCTCGACGCCCTGCCGGCGCCGGCCGATCCGCTGGTCGGATGGAGCACCTCCCGGGAGACGCCGCGAACGCTGATGGGCGACGTCGTCGGTGTGCCCGCGATTCCCAGCGTCGAGGGGTACACGTTCGCCACGCCCTCGACCGGCGCCGACGCCGCGGCGGCCCGGCAGGCGGCCCAGCGCATCTTCTCGCACGTCCCGGTGAATCGGCCGCACCTCGCGTTCGTCAACGGCACCGCGCAGGCGGCGCTCGCCACGCTCTCTCGCGTGGCGTCGGTGGCCGGCGACCGTCCGTCGCTGACGTACCCGACGACCGGACTGGGTCAGGCCCTGCGCGCAGTGGCCGGCGCGATCGCGACGGGCGTGGGCACGAAGGTGTTCTGGGTGGCCACCGGGGGGTATGACACGCACGCCGCGCAGAATCCCAACGGCGCAAACGGCGCCTACATGGGGCTGATGGCCACGCTCGACGACGGCCTGACGGCCTTCGTGTCCGACCTGGCCAACCGCGGGTTGCTCGATCAGACGCTCGTCGTGCAGTTCTCGGAATTCGGCCGGCGCATCGCCGAGAACGGCAGCCAGGGCACCGACCACGGCGCCGCGAGCACGATGCTGCTCGTCGGCGGCCGCGTACGCGGCGGCCTGTACGGCACGGCGGCGCGGCTCGACGCGGCCCCGGACAACCCCGGGCTCGAGAACAACGGCGGCGACCTTCGGTTCGAGACCGACTTCCGGTCGGTGTACGCCACGGTCATCGAGCGGTGGCTGGGGGCGGATTCGGTCCGACTGCTCGGCGGCGACTTCCGCGCCCCCGGACTCGACGTGCTCTGATCTCCAGACGCGAAACCCACGGGCCGCCGGAGGTGGCCCCGAGGCGCGTCGATCAGCGGCCGAAGAGCGCCCCTAGCGCCGCCTCAATCGTCGGGTAGCGAAAGGCGAACCCCAGCTCCAGTGCGCGCCTCGGCACGGCGCGCTGCCCGGAGAGGAGCAGGGCGTCGGCCATCTCCCCAAGGAGCAGGCGCAAGGCGAACCGAGGCGCGGGGAGAAGGGCCGGGCGGCCCAGTGCGCGTCCGAGCGCCTTCGCGAACTCGGCGTTGGTCACGGGCTCGGGCGCCGTCAGGTTGAACACACCGTCGGCGCGCCGCTCCACGATCCACCGGACGAG
This region of Acidobacteriota bacterium genomic DNA includes:
- a CDS encoding DUF1800 family protein, whose protein sequence is MARRDAFTEHFLRRAGFGASPDEREAYEDQGVAATLDEFLAPDSTPDPVDQYIGQPGFVGVTARTPFSPNSLINDARQRWLFRMVHTRRPLQEKMALFWHQHFATAYGKIAGALGAPAAARVMAAKPSEDPVRQRGQIELFRQYALGNFRDLVIEVARDPAMLVWLDGRSNVRGRPQENFARELLELFTLGVGHFTEDDVTSGSRVFTGWNLARVGNRDDPDVQYSFAYNANQHDTGAKTFSFPIYGGGSRTIPARSAQEGQQDGLDLINALAAHPATAERLARQLYAFFVSELTAAPADFVANVGGTYLRSGFDMRATVRAVFESPDFAAPWSMYARYSWPVEFVVRAIKETGWAGFSVNSALAPLVSMGQQLFEPPHVGGWRRGPAWFSTGAVLARASFAATLAQSQRTALRDQASRYRQSPQSLVGFVLDRLTPTRFEDGPYADLLAYVQAGGEWTGSDAQLLTKTAGLVHLVLCSSEYQVA
- a CDS encoding DUF1501 domain-containing protein, which encodes MAVSRRAFLEGGIAAFTWSFAAPGFLSDLARAQGASTRSLVVLYLGGGNDSLSMLVPYTDPAYYSRRPTIAVPASTVLQIGSDRAGRSLGLHPRLTGLKGHFDTGRVAIVQRTGYPESSRSHFLGTDIWSTAAPGAPAGPGWLGRYLDALPAPADPLVGWSTSRETPRTLMGDVVGVPAIPSVEGYTFATPSTGADAAAARQAAQRIFSHVPVNRPHLAFVNGTAQAALATLSRVASVAGDRPSLTYPTTGLGQALRAVAGAIATGVGTKVFWVATGGYDTHAAQNPNGANGAYMGLMATLDDGLTAFVSDLANRGLLDQTLVVQFSEFGRRIAENGSQGTDHGAASTMLLVGGRVRGGLYGTAARLDAAPDNPGLENNGGDLRFETDFRSVYATVIERWLGADSVRLLGGDFRAPGLDVL